A window from Vibrio cortegadensis encodes these proteins:
- a CDS encoding protein kinase family protein, with translation MSMELNRQQAQLAFVESGENIVIGTLDGVGVSLEALKKIDDDSCYVVESFSSGLTAKVYHLRIEGRDWTLKCKRPKSLVKNIDGQTSFLNEVQRRRDLTALKQKNPEKYSHIVETQYASLNDGILLSPWIEGSLITHFDADIFKQIFSTISELELAGLFEWDFCPGNILIDKMNQIKLFDFGYMYQFKPMTQFNSNGQDTPLFNGVERFETRFLFDYLLRNPLDLTLEQILDLYRVEKSAALAAYQFKRDKLIAGGADSPVVEWVTNSIDQWQHALESPSGLEALYRIESFRSNSLDLMDDLHGKSCSPITLKKADQVLQYIENDFDVLKQANGFFFGDENMSQAELLSKYRGLKTDAKKYQL, from the coding sequence ATGAGCATGGAGCTAAATCGACAGCAGGCACAACTGGCCTTTGTTGAGAGTGGAGAAAACATTGTCATAGGAACTTTGGATGGCGTTGGAGTCTCATTAGAAGCACTTAAAAAGATAGATGACGACTCCTGCTATGTTGTAGAGTCTTTTTCATCTGGACTGACAGCCAAGGTTTATCACCTTCGAATCGAGGGGCGAGATTGGACATTAAAATGTAAGCGCCCGAAGAGTTTAGTCAAAAACATTGACGGACAAACATCGTTTCTAAATGAAGTTCAAAGGCGACGCGACCTAACCGCTTTAAAGCAAAAGAATCCTGAGAAGTATTCGCACATTGTCGAGACTCAATATGCATCGTTGAATGATGGAATTTTACTCTCACCTTGGATTGAAGGATCGCTCATTACCCATTTTGATGCTGATATTTTTAAGCAGATCTTTTCAACAATATCAGAACTAGAACTGGCAGGTCTGTTTGAGTGGGATTTCTGTCCCGGCAACATACTGATAGATAAGATGAATCAAATAAAGTTGTTCGACTTTGGCTATATGTATCAATTTAAACCCATGACACAATTCAATAGTAATGGGCAAGATACGCCGCTTTTCAATGGTGTGGAACGTTTCGAAACACGCTTTCTGTTTGATTACTTATTAAGAAATCCGCTTGATTTGACCCTTGAACAGATCCTTGATTTGTATCGAGTGGAAAAAAGCGCTGCACTTGCGGCTTATCAATTCAAAAGGGATAAGCTGATTGCTGGTGGAGCCGATAGCCCAGTCGTCGAGTGGGTCACTAACTCTATCGATCAGTGGCAACATGCTTTGGAAAGTCCTTCCGGATTAGAAGCCTTGTATCGTATCGAAAGTTTCCGCTCAAACTCTTTAGATCTTATGGATGATTTGCACGGAAAATCGTGTAGCCCAATCACTTTGAAAAAAGCTGATCAGGTACTGCAATACATTGAAAATGATTTTGATGTGCTAAAGCAAGCGAATGGGTTTTTCTTTGGGGATGAAAACATGAGCCAAGCTGAATTGCTCAGTAAATATCGCGGTCTTAAAACTGACGCTAAGAAATATCAGCTCTGA